A single region of the Etheostoma cragini isolate CJK2018 chromosome 3, CSU_Ecrag_1.0, whole genome shotgun sequence genome encodes:
- the fzd9b gene encoding frizzled-9b: MNMDGCPLKVVVFLWCLLVISGSGFEIGSYDLERDRPAKCEPIVIPMCEGIGYNLTRMPNFMDHNDQKEAAIKLQEFAPLVAYGCDVHLRFFLCSLYAPMCTDKVSTSIPACRPMCEQARERCAPIMKKFSYTWPDSLDCSKLPTRNDPNALCMEAPENETRTEVKKGEGMLPVPPRPRQPGTSSGRPPGSMGSCENPDKFQFVEKSQSCAPRCSPPVDVFWSRQDKDFAFIWMTVWSILCFVSTAFTVLTFLLEPHRFQYPERPIIFLSMCYNVYSVAFIIRSVAGAENIACDREHGELYIIQEGLESTGCTIVFLILYYFGMASSIWWVILTLTWFLAAGKKWGHEAIEAHSNYFHMAAWGIPALKTIIILTMRKVAGDELTGLCYVGSMDSGALTGFVLIPLSCYLIIGTSFILTGFVALFHIRKVMKTEGTNTEKLEKLMVKIGIYSILYTVPATCVIVCYFYERLNMDYWKLRGLQMKCGSFNGVSSDCSLQTSVPTVAVFMLKIFMSLVVGITSGVWVWSSKTLQTWQGLCSRKLTDRTRSRKPCSGVSCGSTHCHYKSPAVVLHMAKTDLHSDNPTHV, from the coding sequence ATGAACATGGATGGGTGTCCGCTGAAGGTGGTGGTTTTTTTGTGGTGTCTGCTGGTGATTTCTGGCTCCGGCTTTGAGATAGGCTCCTACGACCTGGAGCGAGACAGACCGGCCAAGTGCGAGCCCATCGTGATCCCCATGTGCGAGGGGATCGGCTACAACCTGACCCGGATGCCCAACTTTATGGACCACAATGACCAGAAGGAGGCTGCCATCAAGCTGCAAGAGTTTGCCCCTCTGGTGGCTTATGGCTGTGATGTACACCTCCGCTTCTTCCTCTGCTCCCTCTACGCCCCCATGTGCACGGACAAAGTGTCGACCTCCATCCCCGCCTGCAGACCCATGTGTGAGCAGGCCAGGGAGAGGTGTGCCCCCATCATGAAGAAGTTCAGCTACACCTGGCCGGACTCGCTCGACTGCTCCAAGCTGCCCACCAGAAACGACCCCAACGCCCTGTGCATGGAGGCCCCCGAGAATGAAACCAGGACAGAGGTTAAGAAAGGTGAAGGCATGCTTCCGGTGCCCCCTCGCCCCAGGCAGCCAGGCACCAGCAGTGGTCGCCCTCCAGGCAGCATGGGGTCCTGTGAGAACCCAGACAAGTTCCAGTTTGTGGAGAAGAGCCAGTCGTGTGCCCCACGCTGCTCCCCCCCTGTAGATGTCTTCTGGTCCAGGCAGGACAAGGACTTTGCCTTCATTTGGATGACAGTGTGGTCCATCCTCTGCTTCGTCTCTACTGCTTTCACCGTCCTCACCTTCCTTTTGGAGCCTCACCGCTTCCAGTACCCAGAGCGCCCCATCATCTTCCTCTCCATGTGTTATAACGTCTACTCTGTGGCCTTCATCATCCGCTCAGTAGCCGGGGCCGAGAACATCGCCTGTGACCGGGAGCACGGAGAACTGTACATCATCCAGGAAGGGCTGGAGTCAACAGGCTGCACTATCGTCTTCCTCATCCTCTACTACTTTGGCATGGCCTCTTCTATCTGGTGGGTCATCCTCACCCTCACCTGGTTCCTGGCTGCAGGGAAGAAGTGGGGCCATGAGGCTATCGAAGCCCACAGCAACTACTTCCACATGGCTGCGTGGGGAATCCCAGCTCTGAAGACCATCATCATCCTCACAATGAGGAAGGTGGCTGGAGATGAGCTGACAGGGCTGTGCTACGTGGGAAGCATGGACTCCGGGGCGCTCACGGGCTTCGTCCTCATCCCTCTGTCCTGCTACCTGATCATCGGCACATCCTTCATCCTCACAGGCTTCGTGGCTCTCTTCCACATCCGGAAAGTGATGAAGACGGAGGGCACCAACACAGAGAAGCTGGAGAAGCTCATGGTGAAAATCGGCATCTACTCCATCCTGTACACGGTGCCGGCCACCTGCGTCATAGTCTGCTACTTCTACGAGAGGCTAAACATGGACTACTGGAAGCTGAGGGGGCTGCAGATGAAGTGTGGGTCGTTCAACGGTGTCAGCAGCGACTGCTCGCTGCAGACGTCTGTGCCCACGGTGGCTGTGTTCATGCTGAAAATCTTCATGTCTCTGGTGGTCGGCATCACAAGCGGCGTGTGGGTGTGGAGCTCTAAGACTCTGCAGACCTGGCAGGGCCTGTGCAGCCGGAAG